The DNA segment ctcaaaaaaaaaaagtgggaccTTACCGTTTACCCCAAGGGGCCTCCGTGTGGCAGCagtggggcctagggctgggcCGCTGGACCGGAAGGTCGTGACGAGGCCTGTCCTCCTCTCTAGGCTCCTCTGTGCCCGAGCACTCTACCCGCACTTCCGGGCTGGGCTGCCGCCTGCACAGTGCCCCCAACCTGTCTGACCTGCACGTCGTCTGCCCCAAGCTGCCCAAACCCCCCACGGACCCCCTGGGAGCCGTGTTCAGCCCCCCACAGGCCAGCCCTCCCCAGCCGTCCCACGGGCTGCAGTCCTGCCGGAACCTGCGGGGCTCACCCAAGCTGCCCGACTTCCTGCAGCGAAACCCCCTGCCCCCCATTCTGGGCTCCCCCACCAAGGTAATGGGCGCTGCCATGTGTCGAGGGGCACAGAGCCCTGGGGAAGACGGGTGGGAGTGGCCAGGCCTGAACAAAGACTGAGGAAGGCAGCTTTGTACCTTCTGACCCCCGCCTGGGCTCATGCTCAGTCCACTCCCACACACCTTGCCAGTTCCTGCCAACTTGGCCACCTCCCACAGGCACTGGGCCCCAGGGCTGCAGACCTGTGGGGCAGTCTTCACCCCATCTCTGTCCTCCTAGGCTGTGCCCTCCTTCGACTTCCCAAAGACCCCCAGCTCCCAGAACCTGCTGGCCCTCCTAGCCCGGCAGGGCATGGTAATGGCGCCCCCTCGAAACCGGACACTGCCCGACCTCTCGGAGGTGGGACCCTTCCATGGTCAGCCACTGGGCCCTGGCCTGCGGCCAGGCGAGGACCCCAAGGGTCCCTTTGGCCGGTGAGTTGGAGGGAACAGGCCTTGGATGGGCTGCTGAGGGGGCTGCCCCTTTCCCCTGCATTGTTCTGCTGTGTACTTCTTGGGGGTAGAACAGGAAAAACCTGGCCTTGCCCTTCTGTGGGTGCCCAGTGTGGCTGGGTGCCAGAGCCTGGCCCACCCATGGCTGGCCCTAGACTCCCAGCAGGTCCCCATCCTGAGCCTCACCATGCCCACCTGTAAGCTGGGCTGACAGGAGTGCCTGCCTCTCGAGGTGGGCCAGGGGACCGTGCATTACGTGTGTCTGGCCTGCAGAGGGGCCCCTCAAGGTCCAGTTAGGGTGGAGTGGGCCGGGCCCCCAGCACAGCCCTGCACCTCCCGCAGGTCTTTCAGCACCAGCCGCCTCACTGACCTGCTCCTTAAGGCAGCGTTTGGGACGCAAGCCCCAGAGCCGGGCAGCACGGAGAGCCTGCAGGAGAAGCCCATGGAGATCGGTGGGTGAGGCTCAGAGGCTGTGGGATGGGGGCGGCGGGCAGCCAGGATGCTCCTGAGCCCTTCCTTGCTCTCCCAGCACCCTCAGCTGGCTGTGGAGGGAGCCTGCACCCAGGAGCCCGCGCTGGGGGCGCCAGCAGCCCCTCCCCGGTAGTCTTCACCGTGGGCTCTCCCCCGAGTGGGAGCACGCCGCCCCAGGGCCCCCGCACCAGGATGTTCTCAGGTGAGGGCTGGCTAGGCTGAGGCCCTGTCCCTTTTGGGGTGGTGGCAGCGCCCTAGAGGAGGGGGGCATCCTTTAACTCGGGTCGCTGGACTGCGGCCCCCCAGAGCCTGGGGGTGCCTGAGGAAGCAGCTCAGGTCCCTGAGAAACCcacgctctgtctcccagtctacAAAATGGACGTGGTTCTGGTACCTGCCCCGCAGGCGGCCCCTGCCACTCAACCTGTGAGTGATAGGTACTTGTTCCCATTTATCCCCAAAACATGAGCTGAGCAGGGACGGTGTCTGGATTGTGGCCTCCTTGCCCAGCTGCCGTGGGCTGTGCTGTGTTGGTCAGGAGTCGCAGACAGGCGTGCCCCTCGGTTCCCCAGCCAGTGGCGTGTGGGGATGCTCTGGGCCTGGGGCCTGGCTGGGTCCCCACTGTGGGTTCTGCCTGGGGAGGGGTGGGCTTGTGGGCATCTGGTCCTGGCCAGGGGCTGCCATCGCTGGGGTCACCTGCCAGCCCCGTAGTGAGGGTGGCCTGCCTTGCCCTTTGAGGTCCTTTTGGCCCTCGGGCCCACCCGTGTTGCACAGTAGCACCCCAGGCCACCCACCTACCCCATCCCAGACAGTGGCAGCTGCCCTTCTCCCAGGCAGATCTGGGCTGGGGGTCGGGATACCCAGAGGGTCCCTTGATGGGCACCGCAGCCCTTGGCCTGAGGTGGGGAGCTGGGGACCTGGGGGTTGTGGTGAGTGGCAAGAGGTTGAGTAGGGGCTCTAGGGACCTGCTCTGCTTCTCCTGTTAGAGTTTTGGGAGGTAACAGGGTGTAAACTGAGGCAGAGGCACATTGGGCCCTGGAGGTGTGGGAgcctgtgggggatgggggtcaCGGTGTCTGCTTGTCCTCGCATGCCCCTCACCGCCCTTtccctgcagtgggctccactGGCTCCGCTGGCTCTTCTGCCCGCCACCTGGTGTCTGGGGCCTGCAGCGAGGCCCCAGCCCCCGAGCTCCCTGCTCCAGGACATAGCTGCAGCTTTGCCGACCCCATTGCTGCCAACCTGGAGGGGGCTGTGACCTTCGAGGCCCCCGACCTCCCTGAGGAGACCCTCATGGAGGTGAGGGCTGGAGTGAGCAAAGGTTTCCATTCTGGCTGGAGCGGGTGTGGGGTGTCAGGTGGGGCACATCCCAGCTGCCCGGTCTACAGCAAGGGAGGGGACCCTGCCCTGCCTCCCCAAGGCGTCATCAGTGAGTCTCAAGGGAGACAAGCCTCTTCCCAGCCCGGGCAGCATGTGCTACCCTGACGACCGCTTCCTGCAGCAAGAGCACACCGAGATCCTGCGTGGCCTGCGCTTCACGCTGCTGTTCGTGCAGCACGTCTTGGAGATCGCAGCCCTGAAGGGCAGCGCCAGCGAGGCGGCCGGGGGCCCTGAGTACCAGCTGCAGGAGAGTGTGGTGGCCGACCAGATCAGCCTGCTGAGCCGAGAATGGGGGTGGGTGCtgccagggctggggtggggtggggcgggtGGTGGCTTGGGGGCCAGGACCAACCTGCCTCCTTTGATCTGCCTGCCACCCCCAGCTTTGCGGAGCAGCTGGTCCTGTACCTGAAGGTGGCCGAGCTACTGTCCTCCGGCCTGCAAACTGCCATCGACCAGATCCGGGCCGGCAAGCTCTGCCTGTCGTCCACCGTGAAGCAGGGTGAGGGCTGTGACCGCTCAACCCACATGCTGGGTTGGGGAGGAAGCCCGCCTTGCAACTGTCCGGGTGACAGGGAGGCTGCCTGAGCAGGCCCCTGTGCAAAGGTGCAAAGGCCTTGGGGCCTGGCCCAGCGTGCAGGGCACAGAGGCTGTGGGGTCGGATGGCACCCGGGACGAGGTGCTGAGCCTGGCCGCGCACTGAAGGCCACGGAGAGCCAGGGCcgtggcagggagggagggacgtGCTCGCTCAGTGCGCAGGGCGGATCGTGACCGCTCCAGCCCTGCCCCGTGTCTGCCGCACCCGGAGCCGACCACCCTCGTCCTCTGCAGTGGTGCGCAGGCTGAACGAGCTGTACAAGGCCAGCGTGGTGTCCTGCCAGGGCCTGAGCCTGCGGTTGCAGCGCTTCTTCCTGGACAAGCAGCGGCTCCTGGACCGCGTCCACAGCATCACTGCCGAGAGGCTGATCTTCAGCCACGCCGTGCAGATGGTACGAGACAGACAGACACCGGTGGGGCAGGGGCCAGGAACTTCCAGGCCGGCTGTCTGCACTGGGAGGGGACCTTGATGCCCACAGCTTGGTGAGACTTTCGGGGGTGTCACTTCTGGAGGTCTTGAAATGATAGCGTGATGCCCCCGGCTTCCTGCAGGCGCTTACAGCTTGGCTGGGTGCATCCTTGATTGCATGGGTGCCATGGCCCATGTGCATCCTGCCATGCCTCTTCCTGAGACTGTTTCCCCAATTGTAAAATGAGAGACTTGGTCTTCAGGCCTCGTAGTCAGGTGCCAGCCTCCAGAAGCAGCACCTGGTCCCAGACAACCTGCCTAGAAGTGTGGTGCACTCAGCTGGTACCGCGGGCACAGGCTCCCTGCTTGGGCTCTGAAGAGCTTCCTCTGCCTCTGAGGTGGggttcccccttttttttcttttctttttttttaagagagggtcttgcactgttgcccaggctgaagtgtagtgcagccgctaactcctgggctcaagtgatcatcgtgcctcagcctcccaaaatgctgggattacaggcaaaaacTCATGAGTGCCTGAGTctccttttttaagaaaatgtatgcATGCAGTAAAAATGCAGTCTGAACAAACATGGGAAAAGTCAGCCCCCCTCCTGCCCCTGCTTCCCACCCAGGCAGGCCAGGCAGCAGCAGTAATGACACTGACTGACTGGCGGGCACTCTATTGTCCTGGGGTGGGGCTGACAGTGCTGGCCAGGGTCATCTGGTTCCAGGCAGCGTCTCCCCTTGGCCCTGTGACCATCCCCTCTGCACCGAAGGCTGCGCCAGCACTCACCCCCCCAGTCACTGCCCTGAGGGCCTGTCTGCCCCCCCTGGGCCGCTGCCATGGGTGCAGGCAGGGCAGCCCTCGCTGGGAGGGAGTGGGGTGAGCTGGCCTTGTCCAGCCTCTGCCCTCGCCCCCAGGTGCAGTCGGCCGCCCTGGACGAGATGTTCCAGCACCGTGAGGGATGCGTCCCGCGCTACCACAAGGCCCTGCTGCTCCTGGAAGGGCTGCAGCACATGCTCTCAGACCAGGCCGACATCGAGAACGTCGCCAAGTGTGAGtgccaggctgggctgggggctgagggCTCTGGGCGTCTCCCTCACGCTCCCCCCTCTCCCTCCACAGGCAAGCTGTGCATTGAGCGGAGACTCTCGGCGCTGCTGACTGGCATCTGTGCCTGACGTTTTTTGGTCTGGCTGGGTCCTGGTCCTGCCGAGCCCTGCAGGGTGGGCTCTGTGCTGGCTGGACTCCTCGGGACAAGCCCATGGCACTGATCGCTGGTGCTGAGCCCTGCCCTGGGCCCCACGGACAGTCAGCCTGCCGGCCTCCCTGCAGGTCATGGGGCAGAACCAGCACACCTGGAGCCACACAGCTTGGGGGTGTCTCCCGTCTTGTACAGGTGGGGATCACAGAACTTCTGCCCCTCTGGCTGCCTGGCACAGCAGGCGTGGGTGCCACCACCCTCTAGCCCCGGGGCAGCCCTGGAGGACAGGCAAGGGCCTGAGACCGCTGCCGACTCAAAGCCAAAGCGAGCTCCTGCTTCGGGCAGGTCAGCAGTCACTGTGCCCAGGAAGAGCCTGCGGCCTCGGCGTCCCCCAGTCTCCAGGAGCCTCTCCCTCCGAGATACCCACCCAGCTTTGTCAATCACCCAAGCACTTTATGCAGATAGAGACAGAATCTGGACCTCACCAGGGACTGCTGGGCGGTGATTCCTGGCAGTGGCCTGGTGTTTGTACATACACATAAGCGGACACATGCCAGGGCCCCCAAGCCTGAGCACCGGACCACGGAGCTGCCCAGGTCTGGACCTCAAGGGGAGAACTGGCTCCGGGGTGAGTGGGGCCCTGCACCAGAGGCAGAGGCAGTTCTTTGTTCAAGCGTTCCTCTAGGGACCGGCAGCGGAGGCGCCGTGTTCTCTAAGCCCTGGATACGTCTTGTAATCTTTCACACTTTATTCCTAAAATGTGTCTTATTTTtatgcagctaattttttctttaaaggagaAAACTTGTAGGTGTTTAAGAATTGGTTTTGGGAGGGCGAGGACTGGGCCAGGTTAGAGGCAGATGGCGCAGGGGCGTATGGCCGGCAGGTGAGGCTGCTCTGTGCACACCTGGGTCGGTGGCTGCAGCAGGACAGGTGTGTGCCCAGCACCCTCCCCACCTGGGCCTGGGGGCAGATGAGGGGAATACTTCATGCAAGGAAAAAAGTAACATATGCAAAAGCTCCCCGTCCAGCTTTGACAGCCAGCTGTGGTGTCAGCCCCTCGGCAGGGTAGGCCTGATGACAGCCCTGTCcctccctgcctcggccttgcTCAGGGCCACTGAAGGTGTCCGCAGAGGCCTGCCTTCCGGATTCCAGGCGGGCACGTGCTGCAAACCCTGCCCGGGCCTCCCTTGGTCTGCCCAGCCTGGATCAGTAGATACTTGAACGAGTCCCCAGTCTGCGGGAGGCAGCGGTGGGGCCATGGACCCACGCGGGGGGTTCCAGGGTCACACACCACATAACAGACAaaaatacacacatgtgtgtttttctttgcAATACTTGAAATATTGCCACTGTGCTTGGACTTAGAAGAAGAAAATCCCCGTGATTTCTTCCTCATCACCTTGATGGCTTTATTCTCACCTTGTGGGGCATGTTAGTATTTATTGCTTCATGGCCGACTGGAATCTTGAGTCCTGGGAAGCTGGCACTACGGGGATCTTGCCTGGCGTCCTGGTCCTCTTGCTTCCGTCGCGGCCGCGTGTGCGTGTGTCCAAGCAGGTCCTGGGCGCCTCAACTGCCGCCCCTGGTTGAATGTTCTGTTGATAGTGCTGGACCCTTTGtctattttaaagcaaattttgtGTGATTTCCTGCCCTTTGCGTTATATTGTGTAATATCAATTTAAGGAAATAAACCTTTGGAATTGTTGGGCTGGTGTCACCTCTTGTCTTCGTTGGCTTGTCACTGTTCTCAgggttttgtcattttctttctcagcCAAGGCGCAGGAGCCCCAGGGCCCCCTCCATTGGTGCCCACAATGGCCGGACACAGCTGTAGGAGCAGAGCCCCAGGGCAGAAGCTGGATATGTGAGGGACAGTGCAGACTCCTGTGCTGTAGGAAGCCTCTCCCGCCAAGCTGGAGGTCCTGCACAGGGTGAACAGACTCCACAGGGCAGGGCACCCACCTTGGGATAGCTTTGGGCACCTGCTTTGACTCCTCTGGGGGATACACCTAGGAGGGGCCACGTGGAGCTCTGTGTGAGTTTCCAAGAAGCCTCAGACTATTCACTGCAACCGCTGAGCAGCTGGGCCTCCAAGGCCTcgccttgtggttttgatttgcatttccccaaggGGTCCTGACGTTGAGCATCACAGGTACTTGgcggccatttgtgtgtctttggAGGAACATCTAAatcctttgcccttttttttttttaaaaaaaaaaaaaaaacttgctcaggctggagtgcagtggcacaatcttggctcactgcaacctccgcctcccaggttcaagagattctcctgcctcagcctcccaagtagctgggactacaggcatgcaccactgtgcccggctgatttttttatttttagtagagacgaggtttcacatgttggccaggctggtctcgaactcctgtagggtttgcattttttaaactgtatattgtatattgtttttattagaTAAAAATAACTTGCTAAAAACTGCTAACCGCAATAAGAAGTGAAAGTTCATTGAGAGGTTGGTGTTCTCGAGGAAGGGGAAGGCAGAGACCTTGTTTCTGAGTCCCAAGACGGGCTGCTTCCAAACAGCCTCCTCAAACAGGAGCAGCTGCACTCAGCACCGGTGAGGTGCGGTGCGGCAGCTGCCAGGCCGTGGGCGCTGTGGTCCTCCTGGTACGTCTGTAACGTAAAGAAATGCCCAGACAGTCACTGCAAACAtggaatttaatattttttagagcagttttatagtttcaggaaAATTGAGTAGGACGTACAGAGACATCTGCCCTCTCTCCCGTCAGTAACAGGTCAGGTTCGTGCAGTGCCTTTGTCTCTGCTGTTGAACCCAATATTcatattttagattttcaaaaATCATGGACACTTCTAATACAACAGGTTCTGTGTTACCACTCAAAGTCTGCAGTTCACATCATGGGGTCACTCGATATACACTGGGTGTTGCAAAGGTGTCATGCCACACATCACCCTAAGGTCCTCTGGGCTCCACCTGTTCCCCTCTCCCAGCCTAGCTCCACTGGCCACTGATCTTCCTGTCCTCatagttgtttttgtttcagaATGTCCCGTAGTTGGGAACATACACTATGCCCAGGGCCTGGGAGcgcatttccatttttttttttttttttgaggcagtctcgctctgttgtccaggctggagtgcagtggcaggaactcagctcactgcaacctccacctcccaaggttcaagcgactcttgtgccccagtctcctgagtagctgggattataggcctgagcacccagcctggctaagttttgtatttttatttttattttattttttttttttttgagacggagtctcgctctgtcgcccgggctggagtgcagtggccggatctcagctcactgcaagctccgcctcctgggtttacgccattctcctgcctcagcctcccgaatagctgggactacaggcgcctgccacctcgcccggctagttttttgtattttttttttagtagagacggggtttcaccgtgttagccaggatggtctcgatctcctgacctcgtgatccgcccgcctcggcctcccagagtgctgggattacaggcttgagccactgtgcccggctgccagttttgtatttttagacaggggttttgccatgctggccaggctggtctcaaactcctggcctcaagtgatccatcctcccagcctcccaaagcgttaggattacaggcatgagccaccgtgcctggcctcatttctttttagagctgcatagtattccattgtctggagGTACCACAGTTTTTCCATTCACCTGCCGACATATCAGTTGTTTCCACGTTTGGGCAGTggtaaataaagctgctgtaaaggTCCATGTGCCAGAGCCAGGTGGTGAGGGTGGGCCCAGGGGAAGCCGTGGCAGTGCAGGAGGGACCTCATCCTTGCACACTCCAAGCCAGCGGGACCAGGCCTTGGTGCCCGCACTCTCACAGAACTGTGGCCCCCTGGGTGCCTGTCCATACCCCCTGCCTCAGTCCTGGAGCCTGGGCTGGTGGAGGGGTACCCTCCTGGGAGGTCATTTAGTATGGGTGAGCTGCCCTCCCACCTGGCCAATTGCatcaccctcctgcctccccttaCTGCCTCGGCCACCAGCTCCTCACAAGCCACACGCAGCCCATTGAGTACCCCTTGGGAAGGGGTGTCAGATTGGATCCCTGGGGCTCCCATCTCACAGCCAATGCCACGGGGTCCCACACAACCTGGCCCCGGGCCCCTTGGTCCTCTTTTCCTATCAGTCCCTCATCACGCAGCCCTGTGGTTTCTCTACCTGCATACTCCAGGTGGGCACAGTGCCCAGGCCCTGCTGAGTCCTCACCTGTAGGAGGAGGTGCAGCCCCTGGAGGGCAGGAGTGGGGCTGCTGCAGATGGCTGGCTCCTGCCTCCCCACCCTTGCACTGCCAGGAGCATGCTCTTCCTGGCCCATGGCCCATTCCCCAAATTCAAGCTTGTGGTTGGCTGAATTGTGGCCCCAGATATGggattaaggattttgagattaTGCCAGAGGGCGGGTCCAGAATCATATGAGTTTCTCTAAGGGAAAGCAGGAGGACAGGAGGGCAAGCTTGGGAGAGGAGGCAAGGAAGTGGTGGGTGCAGTGGCCACACcgggaatcccagcacttcagaaggggaggcaggcggatcgcttgagctcagcatttggagatctgcctgggcaacacagtgagccggtcccttaaaaaaaataaaaataaaaaataaagactgggcgcggtggctcacgcttgtaatcccagcactttgggaggccgaggtgggtcaggagatcgagaccttcctggctaacatggtgaaaccccgtctctactaaaatacaaaaaaattaaccaggcgaggtggcggcgcctgtagtcccagctactcgggaagctgaggcaggagaatcgcttgagcccgggaggcggaggttgcagtgagccgagatcccgccactgcactccaacctggcgaaagagcaagactctgcttccccgcccccccccccccacaaaaaaagagTGGCCACTTTTCAGGAGACcgcatctctataaaaaacaataaaaaattagctgagcgtggtggcgcgcgcctgcgAGGACCGCTGGAGcccggaggcggaggctgcggtgggcgGCGACCCCCTTCCAGGGCGGAGCCTCCCCTGCGCCCCAGCGTCTGTGGAACAGGGACGGGGCGCGGGGCTGAGGCCACACGAGGGCCGCACAGGGTGGGTGCCACTGAGGGTCTGGGGGCCGAGCTCATGGGAGGGGACCCGGCAGCGGAGAGGAGCGGGGCCGGCGTGGGCTCGGAGTTTCCCCTGCTCCGCTGGGCGGGCGACagcacccaggaggcggcggcggcgcgaCCACTGCTCACACGTTTCGCCGCGCGGCCGCGGTGCCGGATGCGGGAGGGCCTCGTGTCCCGTCCCTGACGCCCCCAATCCCCGCCCCCAACACCCCAAAATCCCCGCCCCCAACACCCTAATCTCCGCCCCCATCCCACCCCGCAAATCCCCCTCATCCCTGTCTCCGCCCCGCCACTTCTCCGGAAGAATTTTTGTCCCCGCTCGGCCGCCGTCCAGCCGCTCGTTCCACTTCCGCCTTCGCCCACGTGGTCCGGCTCCGGCTCAGTCAGCCGCGTAGTGAGTGGGGCCTGACGCTAGGCTATCTTCTCTGGTCCCGACGCGGGTGGTCCGGGTCTTTTCGACTCCCGAGGAAAGCCCACTGGGCGGGGAGGGAGGTGAAGGGGCTGGGGAGGTCAGAGGTTAACCTGGGTGTCAGGGGACGTTGGAGTTTATCCGTCAGGGTCCCGGGGCGGTCTGGGGACAGCAGAGGCGGGGCTGGGGAGCGGGGCCCGAGGGGTCAGGGGTCAGCAGGAGCGAGGCTGGGGCATCAAGGTCCGAGAGGTCAGGGGCCAGCAGGAGCGGGCTTGGGGTGTGCGGGTCCGAGAGGTCAGAGGTTAGCTAGAGAGGGGTTGGGGCGCCGGGTTCCCGGAGGTCAGGGGTCAGCAGGAACAGGGCAGCAGCGTCAGGGTCCGAGAGGTTAGGGGTCGGCAGAGGCGGGGCTGGGACCCTGGGGGTCAGGGCTCGGGGGTCAGGGCGGGGTCGGGTTCGCTGGTAGCCTGCGCATGGGCCTCCAGCTTCGCGCGCTGTTGGGAGCCTGCGGACGGTGGACCCTGCGCCTGGGACCGCGTCCGTCCTGGTAATGACCGCGACGCCGGGCGACCCCGCCACGCccgcccagcccagcccacccGACCCCACCCCGCGCGGTGCCGACCGGACCCCAGCTCACGCTGCCCTTCTCCGCAGCTCGCCGCGCATGGCGGGGAACGCGGAGCCACCGCCCGCGGGATCCGCGCGCCCCCAGGATCGGAGGTCCCGCAGTTGCTGGGCCGGGGGTGCCCGCGTCTGGGAGGACGGAGAGCATCCGGCGAAGAAGGTCAAGAGCGATGGGGACGAGGAGCGGCGCGGGAAGCTGCCCAAGCGCAAGATCGTGCTGCTCATGGCCTACTCGGGCAAGGGCTACCACGGCATGCAGGTGTGGCCGCCCGGGAAGCGGCGGGTCCCGCGGGGCTTAGGTGCGGGTGCGGCCGCGGTGGAAGCGGTGGGTCCGGCTGGGTTTAGGTGCAGGCCCAAGCAGCTTTCACTGGTCCTGCTGCACGCGAGCTGCTGCCTTCCATCAGGCCTGGCCCTGCCGCTAACCACTGGGATCTGAGGCGGGATTCACTTCCTGTGTGCTCGAGTCCTCGTCTTTAGGATGGGAGTGCTGACAGCACCTGCTAAATAGGGTGTGAAGATGAGCTAGGTGTACTGACGCTCATTGCTGAGAACAGTGGACAGCGCGTTGCAGCTCAGAAGAGCCTGCCCTCGTGTGCGTTAAAGGGACAGAGCTAAGTATTAAAGTTGT comes from the Macaca mulatta isolate MMU2019108-1 chromosome 11, T2T-MMU8v2.0, whole genome shotgun sequence genome and includes:
- the ULK1 gene encoding serine/threonine-protein kinase ULK1 isoform X4 codes for the protein MEPGRGGTETVGKFEFSRKDLIGHGAFAVVFKGRHREKHDLEVAVKCINKKNLAKSQTLLGKEIKILKELKHENIVALYDFQEMANSVYLVMEYCNGGDLADYLHTMRTLSEDTIRLFLQQIAGAMRLLHSKGIIHRDLKPQNILLSNPAGRRANPNSIRVKIADFGFARYLQSNMMAATLCGSPMYMAPEVIMSQHYDGKADLWSIGTIVYQCLTGKAPFQASSPQDLRLFYEKNKTLVPIIPRETSAPLRQLLLALLQRNHKDRMDFDEFFHHPFLDASPSVRKSPPVPVPSYPSSGSGSSSSSSSTSHLASPPSLGEMQQLQKTLTSPADAAGFLHSSRDSGGSKDSCDTDDFVMVPAQFPGDLVAEAPSAKPPPDSLMCSGRAGPFSSSRCGASVPIPVPTQVQNYQRIERNLQSPTQFQTPRSSAVRRSGSTSPLGFARASPSPPAHAEHGGVLARKMSVGGGRPYTPSPQVGTIPERPGWSGTPSPQGAEMRGGRSPRPGSSVPEHSTRTSGLGCRLHSAPNLSDLHVVCPKLPKPPTDPLGAVFSPPQASPPQPSHGLQSCRNLRGSPKLPDFLQRNPLPPILGSPTKAVPSFDFPKTPSSQNLLALLARQGMVMAPPRNRTLPDLSEVGPFHGQPLGPGLRPGEDPKGPFGRSFSTSRLTDLLLKAAFGTQAPEPGSTESLQEKPMEIAPSAGCGGSLHPGARAGGASSPSPVVFTVGSPPSGSTPPQGPRTRMFSVGSTGSAGSSARHLVSGACSEAPAPELPAPGHSCSFADPIAANLEGAVTFEAPDLPEETLMEQEHTEILRGLRFTLLFVQHVLEIAALKGSASEAAGGPEYQLQESVVADQISLLSREWGFAEQLVLYLKVAELLSSGLQTAIDQIRAGKLCLSSTVKQVVRRLNELYKASVVSCQGLSLRLQRFFLDKQRLLDRVHSITAERLIFSHAVQMVQSAALDEMFQHREGCVPRYHKALLLLEGLQHMLSDQADIENVAKCKLCIERRLSALLTGICA
- the ULK1 gene encoding serine/threonine-protein kinase ULK1 isoform X1 yields the protein MEPGRGGTETVGKFEFSRKDLIGHGAFAVVFKGRHREKHDLEVAVKCINKKNLAKSQTLLGKEIKILKELKHENIVALYDFQEMANSVYLVMEYCNGGDLADYLHTMRTLSEDTIRLFLQQIAGAMRLLHSKGIIHRDLKPQNILLSNPAGRRANPNSIRVKIADFGFARYLQSNMMAATLCGSPMYMAPEVIMSQHYDGKADLWSIGTIVYQCLTGKAPFQASSPQDLRLFYEKNKTLVPIIPRETSAPLRQLLLALLQRNHKDRMDFDEFFHHPFLDASPSVRKSPPVPVPSYPSSGSGSSSSSSSTSHLASPPSLGEMQQLQKTLTSPADAAGFLHSSRDSGGSKDSCDTDDFVMVPAQFPGDLVAEAPSAKPPPDSLMCSGSSLVASAGLESHGRTPSPSPPCSSSPSPSGRAGPFSSSRCGASVPIPVPTQVQNYQRIERNLQSPTQFQTPRSSAVRRSGSTSPLGFARASPSPPAHAEHGGVLARKMSVGGGRPYTPSPQVGTIPERPGWSGTPSPQGAEMRGGRSPRPGSSVPEHSTRTSGLGCRLHSAPNLSDLHVVCPKLPKPPTDPLGAVFSPPQASPPQPSHGLQSCRNLRGSPKLPDFLQRNPLPPILGSPTKAVPSFDFPKTPSSQNLLALLARQGMVMAPPRNRTLPDLSEVGPFHGQPLGPGLRPGEDPKGPFGRSFSTSRLTDLLLKAAFGTQAPEPGSTESLQEKPMEIAPSAGCGGSLHPGARAGGASSPSPVVFTVGSPPSGSTPPQGPRTRMFSVGSTGSAGSSARHLVSGACSEAPAPELPAPGHSCSFADPIAANLEGAVTFEAPDLPEETLMEQEHTEILRGLRFTLLFVQHVLEIAALKGSASEAAGGPEYQLQESVVADQISLLSREWGFAEQLVLYLKVAELLSSGLQTAIDQIRAGKLCLSSTVKQVVRRLNELYKASVVSCQGLSLRLQRFFLDKQRLLDRVHSITAERLIFSHAVQMVQSAALDEMFQHREGCVPRYHKALLLLEGLQHMLSDQADIENVAKCECQAGLGAEGSGRLPHAPPSPSTGKLCIERRLSALLTGICA
- the ULK1 gene encoding serine/threonine-protein kinase ULK1 isoform X3: MEPGRGGTETVGKFEFSRKDLIGHGAFAVVFKGRHREKHDLEVAVKCINKKNLAKSQTLLGKEIKILKELKHENIVALYDFQEMANSVYLVMEYCNGGDLADYLHTMRTLSEDTIRLFLQQIAGAMRLLHSKGIIHRDLKPQNILLSNPAGRRANPNSIRVKIADFGFARYLQSNMMAATLCGSPMYMAPEVIMSQHYDGKADLWSIGTIVYQCLTGKAPFQASSPQDLRLFYEKNKTLVPIIPRETSAPLRQLLLALLQRNHKDRMDFDEFFHHPFLDASPSVRKSPPVPVPSYPSSGSGSSSSSSSTSHLASPPSLGEMQQLQKTLTSPADAAGFLHSSRDSGGSKDSCDTDDFVMVPAQFPGDLVAEAPSAKPPPDSLMCSGRAGPFSSSRCGASVPIPVPTQVQNYQRIERNLQSPTQFQTPRSSAVRRSGSTSPLGFARASPSPPAHAEHGGVLARKMSVGGGRPYTPSPQVGTIPERPGWSGTPSPQGAEMRGGRSPRPGSSVPEHSTRTSGLGCRLHSAPNLSDLHVVCPKLPKPPTDPLGAVFSPPQASPPQPSHGLQSCRNLRGSPKLPDFLQRNPLPPILGSPTKAVPSFDFPKTPSSQNLLALLARQGMVMAPPRNRTLPDLSEVGPFHGQPLGPGLRPGEDPKGPFGRSFSTSRLTDLLLKAAFGTQAPEPGSTESLQEKPMEIAPSAGCGGSLHPGARAGGASSPSPVVFTVGSPPSGSTPPQGPRTRMFSVGSTGSAGSSARHLVSGACSEAPAPELPAPGHSCSFADPIAANLEGAVTFEAPDLPEETLMEQEHTEILRGLRFTLLFVQHVLEIAALKGSASEAAGGPEYQLQESVVADQISLLSREWGFAEQLVLYLKVAELLSSGLQTAIDQIRAGKLCLSSTVKQVVRRLNELYKASVVSCQGLSLRLQRFFLDKQRLLDRVHSITAERLIFSHAVQMVQSAALDEMFQHREGCVPRYHKALLLLEGLQHMLSDQADIENVAKCECQAGLGAEGSGRLPHAPPSPSTGKLCIERRLSALLTGICA